In Opitutaceae bacterium TAV5, one genomic interval encodes:
- a CDS encoding type II secretion protein encodes MLPRHIRIAFPSALLAARPGGCERRRAFTLVELLVVIAIIGILAGIIIPVVGRARDTARGTQCLTNLRTLAMAHAMYRNEFRGDSPPGTANPDHPLSENHNVPGIQLLRRYYKPGPNYIFGAGPVFIIEKTELCPMAVPTHSQANSTNPERGPDYGMLARDEKYDAFYEIPSRTPLFWDGWNQTWNSSRRMPPRHGGGSGINVAFLDGHTAYLPGSDQRLYTEWWSTAITRTQPDDSKLGSGDFLLVKTRP; translated from the coding sequence ATGCTACCCCGACACATACGCATCGCGTTCCCGTCTGCCCTTCTTGCCGCTCGTCCTGGCGGATGCGAACGGCGCCGCGCTTTCACGCTCGTGGAACTCCTCGTCGTCATCGCGATCATCGGCATTCTCGCCGGTATCATCATCCCCGTTGTCGGCCGGGCGCGTGACACCGCCCGGGGGACACAGTGCCTCACCAACCTGCGCACGCTGGCCATGGCCCACGCGATGTACCGCAACGAATTTCGCGGCGATTCCCCGCCCGGTACCGCCAACCCGGACCATCCGCTCAGCGAAAATCACAACGTGCCCGGCATCCAGCTTCTCCGTCGGTACTACAAACCGGGACCCAACTACATCTTCGGCGCCGGCCCCGTCTTCATTATCGAAAAAACGGAGCTCTGCCCCATGGCCGTGCCCACTCACTCACAGGCCAATTCCACCAATCCGGAACGCGGTCCCGATTACGGCATGCTGGCCCGTGACGAGAAATACGATGCGTTTTACGAGATTCCCTCCCGCACGCCCCTGTTCTGGGACGGCTGGAACCAGACATGGAATTCCAGCCGTCGCATGCCTCCGCGCCACGGCGGCGGCAGCGGCATCAATGTAGCCTTCCTCGATGGCCACACCGCTTATCTGCCCGGCTCTGACCAGCGGCTCTATACCGAATGGTGGTCCACCGCCATCACCAGGACCCAACCCGACGACTCGAAACTGGGCTCGGGCGATTTCCTCCTCGTCAAAACCCGTCCATGA
- a CDS encoding anchor protein — protein MPMKISINLLPLASLAAGLFTLPTTGLQAAILAYDGFDYETGSIITPSSTANGNGGTGWTSRWNSAADNPATVVTTDKNISYTAEGVTYGGGNAMSVSGANTVRAAERVFSPTVVTTGADIYFSFVIQITGGTAGEAVSGGFLSVSLFDTGFSAVQDNGITFSGANAGARVDNQTKNVTTALTYGTTYLVVGRFSGWDADSKTYQQTSVWLNPASDGFIDTPVGSIVTTSSYASVSTDTGVGSNGYRGVILRTNSLGSNVYIIDDIRIGTGWDDVVLTTVPEPATAAFLSALGVFGVAMITRRHFLSRNTAN, from the coding sequence ATGCCCATGAAAATCTCCATCAACCTCCTCCCCCTTGCCAGTCTCGCCGCCGGCCTGTTCACACTCCCGACGACAGGTCTTCAAGCCGCGATCCTCGCGTATGACGGTTTTGATTACGAAACCGGCTCCATCATCACTCCAAGCAGCACCGCCAACGGTAACGGAGGAACCGGCTGGACCAGCCGCTGGAACAGCGCGGCCGACAATCCCGCCACGGTCGTGACCACCGACAAGAACATCAGCTACACGGCCGAAGGCGTGACCTATGGTGGCGGCAACGCCATGAGCGTCTCCGGAGCGAACACCGTTCGCGCCGCCGAAAGAGTATTCAGCCCCACAGTCGTGACCACAGGTGCGGACATCTATTTCAGCTTCGTGATCCAGATCACCGGCGGCACCGCTGGCGAAGCCGTTTCGGGAGGTTTTCTCAGCGTGTCGCTGTTCGACACCGGTTTTAGTGCCGTCCAGGACAATGGCATCACCTTCAGTGGAGCCAATGCAGGCGCTCGCGTCGACAACCAGACGAAAAATGTCACCACCGCCCTCACCTACGGCACCACCTACCTGGTGGTCGGCAGGTTCAGCGGATGGGACGCCGATTCGAAAACCTACCAACAGACCTCGGTCTGGCTGAATCCCGCATCGGACGGTTTCATCGATACACCCGTTGGCTCGATCGTCACCACCTCCAGCTACGCCTCTGTAAGCACGGATACCGGCGTCGGCTCGAACGGTTACCGGGGCGTCATCCTGCGCACCAACAGCCTGGGCTCCAATGTCTATATCATCGACGACATCCGCATCGGCACCGGATGGGATGACGTTGTTCTCACCACAGTTCCCGAACCCGCAACGGCCGCATTTCTTTCCGCGCTCGGCGTCTTCGGGGTCGCCATGATCACCCGCCGCCATTTCCTTTCCCGCAACACCGCCAACTGA